The Spirosoma radiotolerans genome has a window encoding:
- a CDS encoding NAD-dependent epimerase/dehydratase family protein, whose amino-acid sequence MALHTLIGANGTIANALIPVLQANQQTIRLVSRKPKAVAGAETAAASALNRDELIQAVAGSDVVYLLIGIEYNADVWQRDWPVIMQNTIAACQATNAKLIFFDDVYMYGRVNGPITEETPYRPSSRKGKVRAEVATMLQQAMQAGRVQALIARAVDFYGPGVTDNSAPGIYVFSNLKKGNRAQWPINANVPRSFNYTPDAAEALYLLATRGEAVGQIWHLPTPQPALTGREFVQLSARAMNTSNKLFVLPKWVLKVIGWFNPFMKEAYEMNYQDEFAFQFDSSKFERAFNYTPTSYEEGIRATAAWFQQR is encoded by the coding sequence ATGGCCTTACATACACTTATCGGTGCCAATGGCACCATCGCCAATGCCCTGATCCCCGTTCTGCAAGCTAATCAGCAGACCATCCGACTGGTTTCCCGCAAACCCAAAGCTGTTGCCGGGGCCGAAACCGCAGCGGCCAGTGCGCTCAACCGCGACGAACTGATCCAAGCCGTTGCCGGTTCAGACGTCGTGTATCTGCTTATTGGCATCGAATACAACGCCGATGTCTGGCAGCGTGATTGGCCCGTCATTATGCAGAACACCATAGCCGCCTGCCAGGCCACGAACGCTAAACTCATTTTTTTTGACGACGTATATATGTATGGCCGGGTGAATGGGCCAATTACGGAAGAAACGCCCTATCGCCCAAGCAGTCGAAAAGGTAAAGTACGCGCTGAGGTGGCAACGATGCTTCAGCAGGCGATGCAGGCGGGTAGGGTTCAGGCCCTTATTGCGCGCGCGGTGGACTTTTACGGGCCGGGCGTGACCGACAACAGCGCCCCCGGCATCTACGTTTTCAGCAACCTGAAAAAAGGCAACCGAGCGCAGTGGCCTATCAACGCCAACGTACCCCGCTCGTTCAATTACACGCCCGACGCGGCAGAGGCTTTATACTTGCTGGCCACCCGTGGCGAGGCCGTTGGTCAGATTTGGCACTTACCTACTCCTCAACCCGCCCTGACCGGCCGTGAGTTTGTCCAGCTGTCGGCTCGTGCCATGAACACATCCAACAAGCTGTTTGTGTTGCCCAAATGGGTGCTGAAGGTCATTGGTTGGTTCAATCCGTTTATGAAGGAAGCCTACGAGATGAATTATCAGGACGAGTTTGCTTTTCAGTTTGATTCCTCCAAATTCGAACGGGCGTTTAATTATACCCCGACTTCCTATGAAGAGGGTATTAGGGCTACAGCTGCGTGGTTTCAACAACGGTGA
- a CDS encoding zinc-dependent alcohol dehydrogenase yields MLAMNFRGVRQIRLDRNKPEPEIKHPYDAIVRVTRSLICGSDLHLYHGRVPDTRVGMTFGHEFTGVVEAVGSGVQKLKVGDHVLVPFNVACGTCPHCKQELYGNCNESNPEATAVGGFFGYAHTGGGYDGGQAEYVRVPYADVSPTKIPDGMDLENAVLLTDVVPTGYQAAEQGGIQKGDTVVVFGAGPVGLMAARFAWFFGATRVIVIDHVDYRLEFARKFAYAEAYNFREMKDPVLFLKKATDYFGADVCIDAVGCDGTGSALQTITGKGLLLQAGDATALHWAINSVKKGGIVSIIGVYGPPWNLVPVGSLMNKGITLRANQASVKRLLPKLIDHIMSGRINPKEIITHRLPLEEVSDAYRMFSGKMDHIVKPLLIPPRANAA; encoded by the coding sequence ATGTTAGCAATGAATTTTCGCGGGGTCCGTCAAATCAGGCTGGACCGTAACAAGCCCGAGCCGGAGATCAAGCATCCCTATGATGCGATTGTCCGGGTCACCCGATCCCTGATTTGCGGCTCAGACCTGCACCTCTATCACGGTCGTGTGCCCGATACCCGGGTGGGTATGACCTTTGGCCATGAATTTACCGGCGTTGTCGAAGCGGTAGGCTCGGGCGTACAAAAATTAAAAGTAGGTGACCATGTGCTGGTGCCGTTCAACGTTGCCTGCGGCACCTGCCCCCATTGCAAGCAGGAACTCTATGGCAACTGCAATGAGTCCAATCCGGAAGCCACCGCCGTCGGCGGATTTTTTGGCTATGCGCACACGGGCGGTGGCTATGATGGCGGACAGGCCGAATACGTTCGGGTACCCTACGCCGATGTGAGCCCCACCAAAATCCCCGACGGCATGGACCTGGAAAACGCCGTACTGCTGACGGACGTAGTGCCGACGGGCTATCAGGCGGCTGAGCAGGGCGGTATCCAGAAGGGCGATACCGTGGTGGTGTTTGGCGCCGGTCCGGTGGGGCTGATGGCGGCCCGCTTTGCCTGGTTTTTCGGGGCTACCCGCGTCATTGTGATCGATCACGTCGACTACCGCCTGGAGTTTGCCCGCAAGTTTGCCTATGCCGAGGCTTACAACTTCCGGGAAATGAAAGACCCGGTGTTGTTCCTGAAAAAAGCCACCGACTACTTTGGCGCTGACGTATGTATCGATGCAGTGGGCTGCGATGGCACCGGCAGTGCCCTGCAAACCATCACCGGTAAAGGACTGCTGTTGCAGGCCGGCGATGCCACGGCCCTGCACTGGGCTATCAACTCGGTCAAAAAAGGCGGGATTGTGTCCATCATTGGCGTATACGGTCCGCCCTGGAACCTGGTACCCGTTGGCAGTCTGATGAACAAAGGGATTACCCTACGGGCCAACCAGGCCTCGGTGAAACGGCTGCTGCCCAAACTGATTGATCACATCATGAGCGGTCGCATCAATCCCAAGGAAATAATCACGCACCGGCTGCCCCTGGAAGAAGTGTCAGATGCTTACCGCATGTTTTCCGGTAAGATGGACCACATCGTCAAACCCTTATTAATTCCCCCACGCGCCAATGCGGCTTAA
- a CDS encoding DUF4249 domain-containing protein, translating into MDPIDAPIDSSLNVLIVEATLTDKAEPQLIRLTRSQADRLTGRFGTVPITKATVQILVDSAQVVRAEETTDGRYQLPADFRANVDHVYQLQFTLSDGTHYQSTPEPLLPVAPIGQLRAQFNPASLTSTERLNNTYSAAHDFYVDFTDPAHQANYYRWDWIDWESQPWCRTCSQGLYQVRDAQGALLEDCVPANSNFFTATFDYPCRTLCWEILYSHDLMLFQDAYTNGQSVKSLLVGRVPLYSTDPCLVEIRQSSLTKQAYEYVNQLDQQTQHSGGVAAGQPALLVGNVRNVAKPNEVVVGYFTVSSVSSVRYWLSRSDASSIAPGLFEALNGRGPVDEPASNLAGRPPTAVCVASDSRTPNKPQGWRD; encoded by the coding sequence GTGGATCCTATCGATGCCCCTATCGATAGTTCGCTCAATGTCTTAATTGTGGAGGCCACTCTGACTGATAAAGCCGAGCCCCAACTTATTCGACTTACGCGCTCCCAAGCTGACCGGCTCACGGGCCGATTCGGCACTGTGCCCATTACCAAAGCCACCGTGCAGATACTTGTGGATTCGGCACAGGTTGTCAGGGCCGAAGAAACCACTGATGGTCGCTATCAGCTGCCGGCTGACTTCAGGGCCAACGTCGATCATGTGTATCAACTTCAGTTCACCCTCTCAGATGGTACCCACTATCAATCAACCCCGGAACCATTACTGCCAGTGGCTCCAATCGGTCAGCTACGTGCCCAGTTTAATCCTGCTAGTTTAACTTCCACCGAACGATTGAATAATACTTATTCGGCTGCTCATGATTTCTACGTGGACTTTACCGATCCGGCCCATCAAGCCAATTATTACCGCTGGGACTGGATTGATTGGGAAAGTCAGCCCTGGTGCCGCACCTGCAGCCAGGGACTCTACCAGGTCCGGGATGCGCAAGGGGCCCTACTGGAAGACTGTGTGCCGGCAAATTCCAATTTTTTCACCGCTACCTTTGATTACCCGTGTCGAACGCTCTGTTGGGAGATTCTCTATAGTCATGACTTAATGCTATTCCAGGATGCCTATACCAATGGCCAGTCGGTTAAAAGCCTGCTGGTGGGCCGGGTACCTCTGTATTCAACCGATCCCTGCTTAGTGGAGATTCGACAAAGTTCGCTAACCAAACAGGCCTACGAATACGTCAATCAGTTGGATCAGCAGACCCAGCACTCAGGCGGAGTGGCGGCTGGTCAGCCTGCACTGTTAGTGGGCAATGTGAGGAATGTGGCGAAGCCCAATGAGGTGGTGGTGGGTTATTTCACCGTGTCCAGCGTCTCCTCGGTTCGGTATTGGTTAAGCCGAAGCGATGCGAGCAGTATAGCTCCTGGCTTATTTGAGGCACTCAACGGCCGAGGTCCGGTCGATGAACCGGCATCGAATCTGGCTGGACGTCCGCCAACGGCGGTGTGTGTGGCTAGTGATAGCCGCACCCCGAATAAACCCCAAGGTTGGCGAGATTAA
- a CDS encoding SDR family oxidoreductase, with protein sequence MNVLVTGVSGFLGSHTTIQLLEKGYQVVGTLRDIRRANDIRAIIGQHTKNINQLTFAEADLTDPAVWDELVEGADFVQHIASPFPHGEPAHEADVIMPAKEGTLAILKAASKHQLKRVVLTSAIGASFYGKPKGQQSGVFDEMVWTDETNRADTTAYYRSKTIAEKAAWAFMEQDTSGLELTTVLPGALLGPVLEKDYGHTPEIILNLLKGSVPAIPGVGFDLADVRSVADLLLRAMEFPQAAGQRFLGTAGYLSFRQIAALLKENYPDRKIPTGTVPNWLLRLLGRFDPSLAAVIVDLDKVRQGDSTKARQLLNWQPIDSREAVLSCAESMFRVGLMPK encoded by the coding sequence ATGAACGTATTAGTAACAGGTGTATCCGGTTTTCTGGGTTCGCATACGACCATCCAACTACTGGAAAAAGGGTATCAGGTGGTAGGTACCCTACGGGACATAAGGCGCGCCAACGACATACGGGCCATCATTGGCCAACACACGAAAAACATCAATCAGCTGACGTTTGCAGAAGCGGATCTGACCGATCCGGCGGTATGGGATGAGCTGGTAGAGGGAGCTGACTTTGTGCAGCATATTGCCTCCCCCTTCCCGCATGGTGAACCAGCTCATGAAGCGGATGTCATCATGCCCGCGAAAGAAGGTACGCTAGCCATTCTCAAAGCCGCTTCGAAGCATCAGCTAAAACGGGTCGTGCTGACATCGGCTATTGGTGCATCATTCTACGGTAAGCCAAAGGGCCAACAGAGCGGTGTATTCGATGAAATGGTTTGGACCGATGAAACGAACCGGGCGGATACGACAGCGTATTACCGGAGTAAAACCATCGCGGAAAAAGCCGCCTGGGCGTTTATGGAGCAGGATACCAGTGGGTTGGAACTAACGACGGTGTTACCTGGCGCGCTGCTAGGACCCGTGTTGGAGAAAGATTATGGCCATACCCCTGAAATCATCTTGAACTTGCTGAAAGGTAGTGTACCTGCCATTCCCGGGGTGGGGTTTGATTTAGCTGATGTGCGTTCAGTAGCCGATTTGCTTCTTCGAGCAATGGAGTTCCCCCAGGCCGCTGGCCAACGATTTCTGGGCACAGCTGGTTACCTTTCGTTTCGACAAATCGCAGCACTATTAAAAGAAAACTACCCAGACCGAAAAATTCCTACCGGTACTGTTCCCAACTGGCTACTACGGCTTTTAGGCCGGTTTGATCCATCGTTAGCGGCAGTCATTGTTGATCTGGACAAGGTACGCCAGGGAGACAGCACCAAAGCCAGGCAGTTGCTCAATTGGCAACCCATTGACAGTAGAGAAGCGGTGTTATCCTGTGCAGAAAGTATGTTTCGAGTCGGACTTATGCCAAAATAA
- a CDS encoding L-dopachrome tautomerase-related protein: MSTSSHQLEQIFSDDTYQLTGVAIAKDGRLFSCYPLWPGPHQYSVVEILPNNRVKPYPDEPWNSWQEGDDGTNKWVCVQAVYVDAENNLWVVDPACPNMEQVYDASFKLVKFNLATDRIEDVYRFDGVLTNKSYINDVRVDTRRQVAYLTNSNEGGIVVINLETGTIREVLRHHPSVKHDPSFTLIVDGKEFKKQGQPVHLQSDGIALTPDGEWLYYKPLTDNKLYRIRTEFLRNEALPEDQREAAVEDLGRFAVTDGMIVDKNGNLYLGDYQNYKLVRITPAHKLEDVVSDERLIWPDSYSISTDDYLYISCSQINKQPDYNEGENKRTTPYAIYRMKLPDV; this comes from the coding sequence ATGAGTACGAGCAGTCATCAACTGGAACAAATCTTTTCAGACGATACATACCAATTAACCGGTGTAGCTATAGCGAAAGACGGTCGTTTGTTTAGCTGTTATCCGTTGTGGCCCGGACCACACCAGTACAGTGTTGTCGAAATTTTACCCAATAACCGGGTGAAACCGTATCCAGACGAGCCATGGAACAGCTGGCAGGAAGGGGACGATGGAACAAACAAATGGGTATGTGTGCAGGCCGTGTATGTTGACGCCGAGAACAACTTGTGGGTAGTGGACCCGGCCTGCCCGAATATGGAACAGGTTTATGACGCTAGTTTTAAGCTGGTCAAGTTCAACCTGGCTACCGATCGCATCGAAGACGTATACCGGTTTGATGGCGTACTAACCAACAAAAGCTATATCAACGATGTGCGGGTCGATACCCGTCGACAGGTAGCGTATTTAACCAACTCCAATGAAGGGGGAATTGTAGTCATTAATCTGGAAACGGGAACCATCCGGGAGGTATTGCGCCATCATCCTTCGGTGAAACACGACCCTTCCTTTACCCTGATCGTGGACGGGAAGGAATTCAAAAAGCAAGGTCAACCGGTACACCTTCAATCCGATGGCATTGCCTTAACACCAGATGGCGAATGGCTGTATTACAAACCACTCACCGACAATAAACTCTACCGCATCCGAACGGAATTCTTGCGAAACGAAGCCTTGCCAGAAGATCAACGGGAAGCTGCGGTCGAAGATTTGGGCAGGTTTGCGGTGACGGACGGGATGATCGTTGACAAAAACGGCAATTTGTACCTGGGCGATTACCAGAATTATAAACTGGTCAGAATAACGCCTGCGCACAAGCTGGAAGATGTCGTATCCGATGAACGGCTGATCTGGCCGGATAGTTATTCGATTTCGACGGATGATTATTTATACATCAGTTGCTCCCAGATCAATAAGCAACCCGATTACAATGAAGGCGAAAACAAACGAACCACCCCGTATGCCATTTACCGGATGAAGTTGCCAGATGTCTAA
- a CDS encoding DUF808 domain-containing protein, with the protein MPSGLFALLDDISALVKSSAATLDDVPSQIAKTTGKVSGIVIDDTAVTPKYVVGLDPSRELAIIYQIAKKSLINKLLLLSPAALLLGYFAPWAITPILMVGGAYLCFEGYEKVHSLFSPHDGNMKQKSLKEITPEELEQQRVGSAVRTDIILSAEIMAIAYSQVTGQAMVNQIVVMVAVAVFITVAVYGFVGLIVKADDIGLHLAGHEYPPATQKVGRSIVKFMPHFLSWLGYVGTAAMLWVGAEIIAHGLPFTAHLLHELEQGLSSMPIVSWFAKALVCGVAGLIIGFVLDQLVMLVKKAF; encoded by the coding sequence ATGCCCTCAGGACTCTTTGCTTTATTAGATGATATCTCGGCGCTAGTAAAAAGTAGTGCCGCCACATTAGATGATGTACCTTCTCAAATAGCCAAAACAACCGGGAAAGTGTCAGGCATTGTCATTGATGATACGGCCGTTACACCCAAATATGTTGTTGGGCTCGACCCATCGCGGGAGCTGGCTATTATCTACCAGATTGCCAAAAAATCGCTGATCAATAAACTCCTCCTATTAAGTCCGGCTGCCTTATTGCTTGGCTACTTTGCCCCTTGGGCGATTACCCCAATTTTAATGGTAGGTGGTGCTTATTTATGTTTTGAGGGCTACGAAAAGGTTCATTCCCTGTTTAGCCCCCACGATGGGAACATGAAGCAAAAATCACTAAAAGAGATCACCCCCGAAGAACTGGAGCAGCAACGAGTGGGTAGTGCGGTTCGCACGGATATTATTCTGTCGGCCGAAATTATGGCCATTGCTTATAGCCAGGTAACCGGCCAGGCGATGGTGAACCAGATTGTTGTCATGGTGGCGGTGGCCGTTTTTATCACAGTGGCCGTCTATGGGTTTGTTGGCCTAATTGTTAAAGCGGATGATATAGGGCTACATTTGGCTGGCCATGAATACCCTCCTGCTACCCAGAAAGTAGGCCGTAGCATAGTAAAGTTTATGCCGCATTTCTTGAGTTGGCTGGGCTATGTAGGTACAGCTGCCATGCTTTGGGTAGGTGCCGAAATCATTGCGCATGGCCTACCATTTACCGCTCATTTACTACATGAATTAGAGCAGGGTTTGTCTTCTATGCCGATAGTTTCCTGGTTTGCTAAAGCGCTGGTCTGCGGAGTGGCCGGACTTATTATAGGGTTTGTCCTTGACCAACTTGTGATGTTGGTCAAGAAGGCCTTTTGA
- a CDS encoding xanthine dehydrogenase family protein molybdopterin-binding subunit — MTSQHLSRRAFIRRTTVSGAALWLGLSTEGPSVLIAQTNAVPFSPVNFSPYLQIDSAGMITLFNPKPELGQGTFQSLPALICEELEVPLDQVNIVHANGEKIFGDSQFSAGSMSVKSLYTVLRTVGAAASQMLLTAASQRWAVSIETCYAQHGRVVHRPTGRQLTYGELAGEASRLAVPQTPPLKDPGTFTLIGKSVPRPDVPAKTRGETVFGIDIDLPGMLYASIERCPVIGGKLMNVDASKALEMPGVEGVFPVKRSLGRYDYMGVGVVARSYWAALQARKALMIDWDIQGLNTFTSTEFENTLRALKTQPGLAINPVGDFETTYAQAPRQLEAFYETPMVAHSPMEPMNCVARWSGEQVEIWVSTQVPGALTGSGPSFMVDLPKTLGIPAENITLHTQFCGGGFGRRLYLDFIVEAIELAKLTGKAVKSVWTREDTTQQGPYRPMTFSAMKAGLSTEGKVLAFQHTIIAPSIAESLSSAFDPTKLDGRMSEGVSDQAYEIGAMKNTYVRADTHIPLGSWRSVTSSTTAFAHECFIDELAHQAGKDPLAFRLAMLTKASDTKRMLLKLQDVSDWSKPLPAGRARGVAQWAFFAGLCGQVVEVSRQPDGQIKVDKVVAVIDLGTVVHPDNVKNQVEGAIVMALTAATKPGITFVGGKVVQSNFHDSPVLRMNEMPRIEVHILADGGPMKGVGEPGLPPLAPALGNALFALTGKRLRQLPIDLASMG, encoded by the coding sequence ATGACTTCCCAACATCTTTCCCGGCGAGCGTTTATTCGTCGTACGACGGTATCGGGAGCCGCCTTATGGCTTGGTCTATCAACAGAAGGGCCGTCGGTACTTATCGCCCAGACGAATGCAGTACCCTTCTCACCCGTAAACTTTAGCCCCTATCTTCAGATCGACTCCGCGGGCATGATTACCCTGTTTAATCCCAAACCTGAACTGGGGCAGGGCACGTTTCAGTCCTTACCCGCATTAATTTGTGAGGAACTGGAGGTGCCATTGGATCAGGTCAACATTGTCCATGCCAACGGCGAGAAAATCTTTGGCGATAGTCAATTTTCGGCGGGCAGCATGTCGGTAAAATCCTTGTATACCGTTCTGCGAACCGTTGGCGCTGCGGCCAGCCAGATGCTGCTGACAGCGGCCAGCCAGCGGTGGGCCGTTTCGATTGAAACCTGTTACGCGCAGCACGGAAGGGTCGTTCATCGGCCAACGGGTCGGCAGCTCACCTACGGTGAGCTGGCTGGGGAAGCTTCCCGGTTGGCTGTTCCTCAAACGCCCCCCCTAAAAGATCCCGGTACATTTACGCTAATCGGCAAATCCGTACCCAGACCCGATGTGCCAGCCAAAACGAGGGGAGAGACCGTATTTGGCATCGATATCGACTTACCTGGGATGCTTTATGCATCCATTGAACGTTGTCCGGTAATCGGCGGTAAATTGATGAACGTTGACGCGAGCAAAGCCCTGGAGATGCCGGGTGTAGAAGGCGTTTTTCCCGTCAAACGCAGTCTGGGCCGGTATGACTATATGGGCGTCGGCGTTGTTGCCCGATCGTATTGGGCCGCCTTACAGGCTCGCAAAGCGCTAATGATCGACTGGGATATTCAGGGATTGAACACCTTTACCAGCACAGAGTTTGAGAACACCCTGCGCGCCCTGAAAACTCAACCCGGTCTGGCGATCAACCCCGTGGGCGATTTCGAAACAACTTACGCCCAGGCTCCCCGGCAGCTGGAAGCGTTTTATGAAACGCCCATGGTTGCCCATTCACCCATGGAGCCCATGAACTGCGTGGCCCGCTGGTCAGGTGAGCAGGTCGAAATCTGGGTGTCAACCCAGGTACCGGGTGCACTGACCGGCAGTGGTCCTTCGTTTATGGTCGATTTGCCCAAAACCCTGGGTATCCCGGCCGAAAACATCACCCTGCATACCCAGTTTTGTGGCGGGGGCTTTGGCCGCCGGTTATACCTGGATTTTATCGTGGAAGCCATTGAGCTAGCCAAGCTGACGGGGAAAGCCGTCAAATCCGTCTGGACCAGGGAAGACACGACCCAGCAGGGACCTTATCGGCCCATGACGTTTTCAGCGATGAAAGCGGGGCTATCAACCGAGGGGAAGGTCCTGGCTTTTCAGCACACGATTATTGCTCCTTCCATTGCCGAATCGCTGAGTAGTGCCTTTGATCCCACAAAACTGGACGGCCGCATGAGTGAGGGCGTCAGTGATCAGGCCTATGAGATAGGGGCCATGAAGAATACCTACGTGCGGGCGGATACGCATATTCCACTGGGTTCGTGGCGATCGGTGACCTCCTCGACCACTGCTTTTGCTCACGAGTGTTTTATCGATGAGCTGGCGCATCAGGCTGGGAAAGACCCGCTGGCATTTCGCCTGGCCATGCTGACCAAAGCCTCGGATACCAAACGGATGCTGCTCAAACTTCAAGACGTTTCGGACTGGAGCAAGCCGCTTCCAGCCGGAAGAGCCCGGGGTGTGGCTCAGTGGGCATTTTTTGCGGGTCTGTGCGGGCAAGTCGTCGAGGTATCCCGTCAGCCGGATGGCCAGATAAAGGTTGACAAGGTGGTGGCTGTCATTGATCTGGGTACAGTTGTTCATCCCGACAACGTAAAAAATCAGGTGGAAGGCGCGATTGTCATGGCCCTGACGGCGGCTACCAAACCCGGGATTACCTTCGTGGGCGGGAAGGTAGTGCAAAGCAATTTTCATGATAGTCCCGTCCTGCGGATGAACGAGATGCCTCGCATCGAGGTGCATATCCTGGCGGATGGCGGTCCCATGAAAGGCGTAGGGGAGCCCGGTTTACCCCCACTGGCGCCAGCGCTGGGCAATGCCTTATTTGCCTTGACGGGCAAACGGCTTCGTCAGCTTCCCATTGACCTAGCCAGCATGGGCTAA
- a CDS encoding helix-turn-helix domain-containing protein: MKENTQTIAQTFVAPERLTEVFRHIYYMKHPSEAARQQLQLFPHYEMMLVFNFGPSLSVSVADDTSLVERVAVLGPLDRVLTYELLPDAEVMVVVFTLNGFYRLLGKPIHTLRTETENQVAVPLTEPTYLDLWENLAQLPSIADRAELLMTYIQVHVAPEDTAALLNEVSLFANLAIDPVKTIAKNRHLSPRSVQLRLQTIVGFSAKEMARFIRFKNVIAQLVKEHPTLPDWADLVVLHGYHDQPHLIRDFQRYLGLSPTDFVKQLAEQPICITQPGKHY; this comes from the coding sequence ATGAAGGAAAACACTCAGACAATAGCGCAAACCTTTGTGGCGCCTGAACGGCTGACGGAGGTATTCAGGCATATCTATTACATGAAGCATCCTAGTGAAGCTGCCCGGCAGCAACTTCAGTTGTTTCCCCATTACGAGATGATGCTGGTGTTTAATTTTGGGCCGTCCCTATCGGTTTCCGTCGCCGATGATACCTCGCTGGTGGAGCGGGTGGCCGTACTGGGGCCATTAGACCGTGTATTAACTTACGAATTGTTGCCAGACGCGGAGGTTATGGTCGTCGTATTTACCCTGAACGGGTTTTACCGGCTGCTGGGCAAACCAATTCACACGCTACGAACCGAAACGGAAAACCAGGTGGCCGTTCCACTAACCGAACCAACGTACCTGGACTTGTGGGAAAATCTGGCTCAACTACCATCCATTGCCGACCGGGCCGAGTTACTAATGACTTATATCCAGGTGCATGTGGCCCCTGAGGACACGGCTGCGTTGCTCAATGAGGTTTCGCTATTCGCTAATCTGGCGATTGATCCGGTCAAGACCATTGCCAAAAATCGTCACCTATCACCCCGGTCGGTCCAACTCCGGCTACAAACTATTGTGGGCTTTTCCGCTAAAGAGATGGCCCGATTTATTCGGTTCAAAAACGTGATCGCTCAACTGGTAAAGGAGCACCCTACACTACCTGATTGGGCCGATCTGGTGGTCCTGCATGGCTACCACGATCAGCCCCACCTCATTCGGGATTTTCAGCGCTACCTGGGTCTCAGTCCGACCGACTTTGTCAAGCAATTGGCCGAGCAACCCATCTGTATTACGCAGCCCGGTAAGCACTATTGA